Proteins encoded in a region of the Sphingopyxis sp. OAS728 genome:
- the sufB gene encoding Fe-S cluster assembly protein SufB: MTDNTALPVKDQAAHDAAAKVADYEHGWSSAIETDFAPKGLTEDTVRFISAKKNEPEWMLDWRLKAFRHWQTMETPDWAKLNVPPIDYQDAYYYAAPKAKPKLSSLDEVDPEILEVYKKLGIPIEEQKVLAGVEGARKVAVDAVFDSVSVATTFREELKRAGVIFLSISEAIREYPELVKKWLGKVVPMHDNYFATLNCAVFSDGTFVYVPEGVRCPMELSTYFRINAENTGQFERTLIIADKGAYVSYLEGCTAPMRDENQLHAAVVELVALDDAEIKYSTVQNWYPGNAEGLGGIYNFVTKRALCQGKRSKVSWTQVETGSAITWKYPSCVLNGDDSVGEFYSVAVTNNYQQADTGTKMIHNGKRTRSTIVSKGISAGKSNNTYRGIVRVAPNAEGVRNFTQCDSLLLGSTCGAHTVPYIEVRNPSATVEHEATTSKISDDQLFYAMQRGLGQEEAVALIVNGFAKEVLQQLPMEFAVEAQKLLGISLEGSVG, from the coding sequence GCACGACGCCGCGGCGAAAGTCGCCGATTATGAGCATGGCTGGTCCTCGGCCATCGAGACCGACTTTGCGCCCAAGGGGCTGACCGAGGATACGGTCCGCTTCATCAGCGCGAAGAAGAACGAGCCCGAATGGATGCTCGACTGGCGGCTGAAGGCGTTCCGCCACTGGCAGACGATGGAGACGCCCGACTGGGCGAAGCTCAACGTGCCACCGATCGACTATCAGGACGCATACTATTACGCGGCACCCAAGGCGAAGCCGAAGCTGTCGTCGCTCGACGAGGTCGATCCCGAAATCCTCGAAGTCTATAAAAAGCTCGGCATCCCGATCGAGGAGCAGAAGGTGCTCGCCGGCGTCGAGGGCGCACGCAAGGTCGCGGTCGATGCGGTGTTCGACAGCGTCAGCGTCGCGACGACCTTCCGCGAGGAATTGAAGCGCGCGGGCGTAATCTTCCTGTCGATTTCGGAAGCGATCCGCGAATATCCCGAGCTGGTGAAGAAGTGGCTCGGCAAGGTCGTGCCGATGCACGACAATTATTTCGCGACGCTCAACTGCGCGGTCTTTTCCGACGGCACCTTCGTCTATGTGCCCGAGGGCGTGCGCTGCCCGATGGAACTCAGCACCTATTTCCGCATCAATGCCGAGAATACGGGGCAGTTCGAGCGCACGCTGATTATCGCCGACAAGGGCGCCTATGTCAGCTACCTCGAAGGCTGCACCGCACCGATGCGCGACGAGAACCAGCTCCACGCTGCGGTGGTCGAACTGGTCGCGCTCGACGATGCCGAGATCAAATATTCGACGGTGCAGAACTGGTATCCCGGCAATGCCGAGGGGCTGGGCGGCATCTATAATTTCGTGACCAAGCGCGCGCTCTGCCAAGGCAAGCGCAGCAAGGTGTCGTGGACGCAGGTCGAAACCGGCTCTGCGATCACCTGGAAATATCCGAGCTGCGTGCTCAACGGCGACGACAGCGTCGGCGAATTTTATTCGGTCGCGGTGACCAACAATTATCAGCAGGCCGACACCGGCACCAAGATGATCCACAATGGCAAGCGCACGCGCTCGACCATCGTTTCGAAGGGGATCAGCGCGGGCAAGTCGAACAACACCTATCGCGGTATCGTCCGCGTGGCGCCGAATGCCGAGGGCGTGCGCAACTTCACCCAGTGCGACAGCCTGCTTCTCGGCAGCACCTGCGGCGCCCACACCGTCCCCTATATCGAAGTCCGCAACCCGAGCGCGACCGTCGAACATGAAGCGACGACGAGCAAGATCAGCGACGACCAGCTCTTCTACGCGATGCAGCGCGGGCTGGGGCAGGAAGAGGCGGTGGCGCTGATCGTCAACGGCTTTGCCAAGGAAGTGCTGCAGCAGCTGCCGATGGAATTTGCGGTCGAGGCGCAGAAATTGCTGGGGATCAGCCTTGAGGGGAGCGTGGGATGA